One genomic region from Jiangella sp. DSM 45060 encodes:
- a CDS encoding dipeptide/oligopeptide/nickel ABC transporter ATP-binding protein — protein sequence MTAPVVEGSGLSVTYGQRGHVHHAVVDLTVAVRPGEIVGVTGASGCGKSTTLRLLAGLEQPHAGTVRLGGADIWADGRAPRPPRPGYVMPVFQDPVASLDRRWPIWRSVTEPLTVGRPRMSKQERMAAAREHLARLSLDHLDVRCLPTQLSGGQCQRVAIARALVAGPALVVADEPTASLDVTTAAGVTRVLREAADQGTALVIVSHDQDRLSVLADRILRMNRGRVVAEEVLRPLVHARRGTDE from the coding sequence CGGCCAGCGCGGCCACGTCCACCACGCCGTCGTCGACCTGACCGTGGCGGTGCGCCCGGGCGAGATCGTCGGCGTCACCGGGGCGTCGGGCTGCGGGAAGTCGACGACGCTGCGGCTGCTGGCCGGGCTCGAGCAGCCGCACGCGGGCACCGTCCGGCTCGGCGGCGCCGACATCTGGGCCGATGGACGCGCGCCGCGGCCGCCGCGGCCCGGATACGTGATGCCGGTCTTCCAGGATCCCGTGGCGAGCCTCGACCGGCGCTGGCCGATCTGGCGCTCCGTCACCGAGCCGCTCACCGTCGGGCGGCCGCGGATGTCCAAGCAGGAACGCATGGCCGCCGCGCGGGAGCACCTCGCCCGGCTGAGTCTCGACCACCTCGACGTGCGCTGCCTGCCGACGCAGTTGTCGGGCGGGCAGTGCCAGCGGGTGGCCATCGCCCGTGCCCTCGTGGCCGGTCCGGCGCTCGTCGTCGCCGACGAGCCGACCGCCAGCCTCGACGTCACCACCGCGGCCGGCGTCACCCGGGTGCTCCGGGAGGCCGCCGACCAGGGCACGGCGCTCGTGATCGTGAGTCACGACCAGGACCGCCTGAGCGTCCTGGCCGACCGGATCCTGCGGATGAACCGCGGCCGCGTCGTCGCAGAAGAGGTGCTGCGGCCGCTCGTCCACGCGCGAAGGGGCACCGATGAGTAG